The nucleotide sequence GCCGCGAAGGAGGCCTAGTATGCATTACTACGAATCGATGCAGTCCCTGATCGGGAAGACTCCGCTCGTAAAGCTCTCGCATGTTGGTGTGCCCGAAGGCGTGAACTTGTTCGCAAAACTTGAACTCTGGAACCCCTCGGGTAGCGTGAAGGACCGCACGGGCCTTTACATGGTGAACGACGCTCTTGCGAAAGGGACTCTCAAGCCGGGTGGAACCATTATCGAAGCGACTGCGGGCAACACGGGTCTCGGAATTGCTTTTGCAGCGCTCAACCGCGGTGTGCACGTGATATTCGTGGTGCCCACCAAGTTCTCACAAGAAAAACAGACGCTCTTGCGCGCGCTCGGGGCTGAACTCATCAACACTCCGCGCGAAGAGGGTATGCTCGGCGCCGAACAGAAGGCTGAAGAACTCCTGAAGCAGATTCCGGATTCCGTTTCGCTCAGGCAGTTCCGCAACATGGCCAACCCGCTTGCCCATTACGAAACGACTGGCCCCGAAATCTATGACGATCTTGACGGGCATGTGGATTACGTTGTGGCCGGTGCAGGGAGTGGCGGCACCTACAGCGGCATCTTGAAGGCGCTCAAGGAGCGCAATCCGAAAATTCAGGGTGTGCTGGCAGACCCTATTGGCTCCACCATGGGCGGTGGCGAACATGGTGACTACAACATCGAAGGAATCGGCAATGATTTTATCGCCGACACCATGGACATGTCGCTTGTGGATAGGGTCGTCAAGATTAATGACGACGATGCCTTTGACGGTTCCCGCGAACTTGCGCAAAAAGAAGGTATATTTGCAGGGTCATCGTCTGGTGCGGCATTTGCGGCGGCGAAGAAGCTCATTGCTTCGGGCGCGCGTGGAAACATCGTATTTGTCGCCCCCGACCGCGGCGACCGTTACTTCAGCAAAGGACTGTACAAATGACACTACAGCAACTCCGTTACGCTATCGGCATTGCCGAAACCGGTTCCTTCAACAAGGCCGCCGAAAAACTCTATGTGTCGCAGCCGTCCCTGACTGCGGCCATCCGCGACCTGGAAGACGAACTGAACATCCTGATTTTCAACCGGACGAGCCGTGGTGTCTCGCTTACGAGCGAGGGCGAGGAGTTCATTGCCTATTCCCGCGAACTCTACGACCACTACGAAACGGTTCTCGAGAAGTACGGCAAGATTGGCACGCGCAAGAAGAAGTTCGGCGTTTCGACGCAGCATTATTCTTTCGCAGTCAAGAGCTTCGTGGAAACGGTCAAGGAGTTCGATACCGACAAGTATGATTTCGCCATTCGCGAAACCCGCACTAAGGAAGTCATCGAAGACGTGGCCGCTTTCAAGAGCGACATCGGCATCCTCTACCTGAGCGATTTCAACCGCAAGATTATTACGAACCTGCTGGATTCGCGCGACCTTGAGTTCCACAAGCTTATCGAGTGCAAGGCTTATGTGTACCTGTGGAAGGGCCACCCTCTCGCGAACAACAAGTACATTACGCTGAAGCAGCTCGAAGACTACCCGTGCCTCTCTTTTGAACAGGGCGACAACGGCTCGTTTTACTTTGCCGAAGAGATATTAAGTACAAACGAATATAAGCGTACCATCAAGGCGAACGACCGCGCCACCATGCTGAACCTGATGATTGGGTTGAACGGCTACACGCTCTGTTCCGGAATCATCTGCGAGGAGCTGAACGGCGGCGACTACCTGGCTGTGCCCTTCAAGGACAAGAGCGAGGAAGCGCACCGCGTGATGGAAATCGGTTACATCTGCAAGCGCAACATGCTTTTGGGCCTGGTGGGCGAGCATTATGTGGAAAACCTGGTCAAGTACCTGAAAAACTG is from uncultured Fibrobacter sp. and encodes:
- a CDS encoding cysteine synthase family protein, producing the protein MHYYESMQSLIGKTPLVKLSHVGVPEGVNLFAKLELWNPSGSVKDRTGLYMVNDALAKGTLKPGGTIIEATAGNTGLGIAFAALNRGVHVIFVVPTKFSQEKQTLLRALGAELINTPREEGMLGAEQKAEELLKQIPDSVSLRQFRNMANPLAHYETTGPEIYDDLDGHVDYVVAGAGSGGTYSGILKALKERNPKIQGVLADPIGSTMGGGEHGDYNIEGIGNDFIADTMDMSLVDRVVKINDDDAFDGSRELAQKEGIFAGSSSGAAFAAAKKLIASGARGNIVFVAPDRGDRYFSKGLYK
- a CDS encoding LysR family transcriptional regulator, which gives rise to MTLQQLRYAIGIAETGSFNKAAEKLYVSQPSLTAAIRDLEDELNILIFNRTSRGVSLTSEGEEFIAYSRELYDHYETVLEKYGKIGTRKKKFGVSTQHYSFAVKSFVETVKEFDTDKYDFAIRETRTKEVIEDVAAFKSDIGILYLSDFNRKIITNLLDSRDLEFHKLIECKAYVYLWKGHPLANNKYITLKQLEDYPCLSFEQGDNGSFYFAEEILSTNEYKRTIKANDRATMLNLMIGLNGYTLCSGIICEELNGGDYLAVPFKDKSEEAHRVMEIGYICKRNMLLGLVGEHYVENLVKYLKNCKAGE